In Brachionichthys hirsutus isolate HB-005 chromosome 5, CSIRO-AGI_Bhir_v1, whole genome shotgun sequence, a single genomic region encodes these proteins:
- the rab3il1 gene encoding LOW QUALITY PROTEIN: guanine nucleotide exchange factor for Rab-3A (The sequence of the model RefSeq protein was modified relative to this genomic sequence to represent the inferred CDS: deleted 1 base in 1 codon): protein MDAFEGIHRVRISSSPPATVCPGYEVLKPGPSGIAVYSSAVFFGTPDVLGLGQSRRKAEEEVCVVGRLVDLDPEPEFRGEVGGQAGPTSGRDHGSLSRLRSSSLEIKEKEIREKGSEILRDQLDAAKKELKLKDKECERLSQVRNQLEQELEELTACLFEEAHKMVHDANVKQAVAEKQLKEAQGKIDVLQAEVTALKALVLTSTPSSPNRQLHPQLQSSGTRAAGKHAGGHNRNRSTSGAPSSSLGKPASSSVSVQHAAKEDREPAVPALLSLILFSVPGRSVSTFDLYCQEGRGTDGRQMDSVLYAEFLMWKENPCLERSSAFLSRIYREDVGPCLSFTRSELSQLVQSAVENNSLTIEPVAMSALPMVKATAVERGSPNGFRAAIETKCALSGMARLCRHRIKLGDKGSYYYISPSSRARVTAVCNFLTYVRYIQQGLVRQDEEQMFWEVMRLRREMTVAKLGFYASDQGWRN, encoded by the exons ATGGACGCTTTTGAGGGAATCCACAGAGTCCGGATTTCCTCTTCTCCACCAGCAACAGTCTGCCCAGGATACGAAGTCCTCAAACCAGGCCCATCAGGAATAGCGGTATACTCCTCGGCTGTATTTTTTGGCACGCCGGATGTCCTGGGACTTGGACAGTCCAGGAGGAAAGCGGAGGAGGAAGTTTGTGTTGTTGGCCG GTTGgtagatctggatccagagccgGAGTTCAGGGGGGAGGTAGGAGGCCAGGCTGGGCCCACCTCAGGCCGAGACCATGGGAGCCTTTCTCGGCTTCGGAGCTCCTCGCTGGAgattaaagagaaagaaatccGAGAAAAGGGCTCCGAGATCCTTAGGGACCAGCTGGATGCTGCAAAGAAG GAACTGAAACTCAAGGACAAGGAGTGTGAGCGCCTATCGCAGGTCCGGAACCAGCTGgaacaggagctggaggagctgactGCCTGTTTATTTGAG GAAGCTCACAAGATGGTGCACGACGCCAACGTCAAACAAGCAGTGGCAGAGAAACAGCTGAAGGAGGCGCAAGGAAAG ATCGACGTCTTGCAAGCAGAGGTGACGGCGCTCAAGGCTCTCGTGTTGACGTCGACGCCTTCCTCCCCGAATCGGCAGCTACACCCACAGCTGCAGTCCTCGGGAACCAGGGCAGCAGGCAAACATGCCGGGGGACACAACCGCAACAGGAGCACAAGCGGTGCACCTTCGTCCTCACTCGGCAAGCCGGCGTCATCCTCAGTCTCCGTTCAGCACGCGGCcaaagaggacagagag ccTGCcgttcctgctctcctctctctgatACTCTTCTCGGTCCCTGGTCGTTCTgtcagt acctttgacctttactGTCAGGAGGGCCGAGGGACCGATGGCAGACAG ATGGACTCTGTTCTGTACGCAGAATTCTTAATGTGGAAGGAGAATCCTTGTCTGGAGCGCTCCTCTGCCTTCCTGAGTCGGATCTACAGAGAGGACGTCGGACCCTGCCTCTCCTTCACCAGATCTGAG CTGTCCCAGCTGGTACAGAGCGCAGTGGAAAACAACTCTCTGACCATCGAGCCTGTGGCCATGTCGGCGCTACCGATGGTTAAAGCCACAGCCGTGGAACGCGGCAGCCCCAA TGGCTTTAGGGCAGCAATAGAGAC AAAGTGCGCTTTGAGCGGCATGGCGCGCCTCTGCAGACACCGCATCAAACTTGGCGACAAGGGAAGCTACTACTACATCTCTCCTTCCAGCCGAGCGCGG GTAACGGCTGTTTGCAATTTTTTGACTTATGTCCGCTACATCCAGCAGGGCCTGGTGAGGCAAGACG AGGAGCAGATGTTCTGGGAGGTGATGCGTCTCCGCAGAGAGATGACTGTGGCCAAGTTAGGTTTCTACGCCAGCGACCAGGGCTGGAGGAACTAA
- the pgghg gene encoding protein-glucosylgalactosylhydroxylysine glucosidase: MSCESDLYIFSTDTLPTDPRLLPPLANGLLGWRVYDSVMHMCGVYNGQAGQCHRADVPCPLAVEVELDEPAQHLHSLNTHTGIFTHTRSSASVTISQCWYSHRCYSNMMVMEVLLVRQATSKEPITIKLVSSFTPRSRDIGFEPAPDYRGGRHIQGKTNTAEFPGMSCPEVHLIWSAIPTTVTLLPEQSQSLWTFILVAATSLHAGETSFDEGLNLMATGNLRSSHEEAWRELWLQSKVEASGSETLTKALIGCIFYLLSAFPSIHDTSSLFGGLSPGGLSNGGDGQDYWGHVFWDQETWMYPGIALFYPRLARAALEYRVRTMDGAKYNAQTQGYKGLKFPWESAVSGREVCPEPIYGQREIHINGDISLAFRLYLYLTEDLSMFTAGRGREVVYGVADYWVSRVTWMPDEQQYHLSGVMPPDEYHCNVNNSVYTNTVAKHSLQFAVELATVLQHPAPNEWSEVAEHLKIPFDPEAQYHPEYDDYIKGHPVKQADAVMLAYPLGLLMPPEVRRNDLELYEPVTDPHGPAMTWGMFAIGWLELGEAERAHRLIEKCFENIQGPFQVWTESSDGSGAVNFLTGMGGFLQAVLFGYTGFRAQKEHLAFSPLLPNHISELCILGVSYLGCQMDWLLRREDICVTLRKQVHSAGNAKSYDLQIILKASGTKIPLTPGQPVTFPREPGYVCKMSPMPSCWPF; this comes from the exons ATGTCCTGTGAATCCGACCTTTACATCTTCTCCACCGATACGCTACCCACTGACCCCCGCTTGCTCCCCCCACTGGCCAATGGGCTTCTGGGATGGAGGGTGTACGACAGCGTCATGCACATGTGTGGTGTGTATAACGGGCAGGCTGGACAGTGTCACCGAGCGGACGTCCCCTGTCCTCTAGCTGTGGAGGTGGAGTTGGACGAACCAGCCCAGCACTTGCACAGCCTTAACACGCACACAG gcattttcacacacacccGGAGCTCAGCCAGTGTGACCATCTCACAGTGTTGGTATTCACACCGATGCTACTCCAACATGATGGTgatggaggtgctgctggtccGTCAGGCGACATCAAAGGAGCCGATCACCATTAAGCTGGTCAGTTCGTTCACGCCTCGGAGCAGAGACATCGGTTTCGAGCCGGCTCCTGATTACAGGGGAGGAAG GCACATCCAGGGAAAGACAAACACTGCTGAGTTCCCAGGAATGTCTTGTCCAGAGGTGCATCTCATCTGGAGCGCCATACCCACCACCGTGACGCTGCTTCCAGAACAGAGCCAGAGCCTTTGGACCTTCATCCTGGTTGCTGCAACCAGTTTGCATGCTGGGGAGACGAGTTTCGATGAGGGTCTGAATCTGATGGCGACTGGTAACCTGCGCTCGTCTCACGAGGAGGCCTGGAGAGAACTGTGGCTGCAGAGCAAGGTGGAGGCGTCAGGGTCGGAGACCCTGACCAAggccctgattggctgcatATTCTACCTCCTCAGCGCGTTTCCCTCTATTCATGATACCTCAAGCCTTTTTGGAGGACTCAGTCCAGGTGGGCTGTCCAATGGTGGAGATGGTCAGGACTACTGGGGCCATGTTTTCTGGGACCAG GAGACTTGGATGTATCCTGGTATAGCCCTGTTTTATCCCAGGCTAGCCCGGGCTGCGCTGGAGTACAGGGTGAGGACGATGGACGGGGCGAAATACAACGCCCAAACGCAGGGCTACAAG GGACTGAAGTTCCCGTGGGAGAGCGCTGTGTCCGGGAGGGAGGTGTGTCCAGAGCCCATTTATGGACAGCGAGAGATTCACATAAATGGAGACATCAGCCTGGCCTTCCGACTCTACCTCTACCTCACTGAG GATCTGTCCATGTTCACGGCGGGCCGGGGCAGGGAGGTCGTGTACGGCGTGGCTGATTACTGGGTTTCCAGAGTAACATGGATGCCCGATGAACAGCAGTACCATCTCTCAG GTGTCATGCCACCTGATGAGTATCACTGCAATGTCAACAACTCTGTGTACACAAATACGGTGGCCAAACACAG TCTCCAGTTTGCTGTAGAATTGGCCACCGTGCTCCAACATCCTGCACCGAACGAATGGAGCGAAGTGGCCGAACACCTCAAAATACCATTTGACCCGGAAGCCCAGTACCATCCTGAGTATGATGACTACATCAAAG GTCATCCAGTGAAGCAGGCGGATGCAGTGATGCTGGCCTATCCTCTGGGACTCCTGATGCCCCCGGAGGTCAGGAGAAATGACCTGGAACTCTATGAGCCAGTAACAGACCCTCACGGGCCAGCAATGACGTGG ggCATGTTTGCTATCGGCTGGCTGGAGCTTGGGGAGGCTGAGAGAGCTCACCGTTTAATTGAGAAGTGCTTCGAGAACATCCAGGGACCGTTCCAG GTATGGACTGAATCATCAGATGGCTCCGGTGCAGTCAACTTTCTCACGGGTATGGGGGGATTCCTTCAAGCCGTGTTGTTTGGTTATACTGGCTTCAG agctCAAAAAGAACATCTGGCCTTTTCCCCACTTCTTCCCAATCACATTTCTGAGCTTTGCATTCTTGGAGTGAGTTACCTCGGCTGCCAGATGGACTGGCTTCTGAGGAGAGAAGACATCTGTGTCACACTGAGGAAACAAGTTCACAGTGCTGGCAATGCTAAATCCTATGATTTACAGATTATCCTGAAGGCATCAGGAACTAAAATCCCCCTGACACCAG GACAGCCTGTGACGTTTCCTCGAGAGCCTGGGTACGTTTGTAAAATGTCTCCAATGCCTTCCTGTTGGCCTTTCTGA
- the incenp gene encoding inner centromere protein — MASVLSSVSSLMELFVGKTQEFVDEIDDVHMVWLDEIQQEAKRMFSNDFIAEPELMPKTPSQKNSRRKRVSLGRQAENQAKRRFSKGKRSNLRGSIKSLNFIAEEDIPETSTAEVNTTTRPKRNTRKNKQTKPDVAEDATQDATQSPLGSSESQEVEKPDLVEERELDKLNLSAEAGINPEPVSTSQSPPKVICVSPAAEMPLPEAVVAISSADRLSAESIECSDGRAANKIEIADAVQRSRRSSVRRSLKLRLRHSMTQESVRRASRRSTLKRKMAHKTDSPCSSNRDEDSCRESEEEEEPVLEAGNAAVEKLKETSEVQKENPSVARITRSVAAHSPKLAPPSLYVTPNKATVVDTKRKSSQLGRKSRQSTKRKAPDYVEESPSKRLSPPKKSTIRPHMRSFLHTVQKNQILMMTPTTLGRSSVIKSFIKHTTPLKIDSKLNLGIVTKERHKLEALKKKQVQEEERIKKMEEDKKKKQDELKRKRDERLRRVVEAKVKGEEEKKKKMEQKMAQIDEKNDKRLAEERAKKKAAVKRQEELDLKKKLEEEAKRKKIQQAEEEKRQQELLAKKKAEEEEQQARKLAEARRALEVKRERERERELERELERERLAAAARERVEKEKALALQREVERAAREKERRELEERKKALEEKRKLEEQQRLAAEEEAAKEREAAKLAASGLNVTVDIGHSVPSTPVCKGAGLNVTVEIEKSPQSYVITPKGGNRALAPKTTGIEDYGMDQNSDDSTDDESAPRKAIPSWAEGHNLQQIIMKQYFNPPDFDAFFGRVEPPRLEDIFYKTKPRYNKRTSSAVWNSPPAGAK, encoded by the exons ATGGCGTCGGTTCTGTCGTCTGTGTCGTCCCTCATGGAGTTGTTTGTtggtaaaacacaagaattcgTGGATGAAATCGACGATGTGCACATGGTTTGGCTTGATGAAATCCAGCAAGAAGCCAAGCGCATGTTCTCCAA TGATTTTATCGCAGAGCCAGAATTGATGCCAAAAACGCCATCGCAGAAGAATAGTCGCAGGAAACGTGTGTCATTGGGTCGTCAGGCTGAAAATCAAGCCAAGCGAAG ATTTTCCAAGGGAAAACGTAGCAACCTCCGTGGCTCCATCAAATCATTGAATTTCATTGCTGAAGAGGATATTCCAGAGACCTCTACCGCTGAAGTCAACACGACCACGAGGCCCAAACGCAATACTCGCAAGAACAAGCAGACGAAGCCTGACGTGGCAGAGGACGCGACCCAGGATGCGACCCAGTCGCCTCTTGGCAGCTCTGAATCGCAGGAAGTAGAGAAGCCAGACTTGGTAGAGGAGAGAGAGCTTGATAAACTCAACCTTTCGGCCGAAGCAGGAATCAATCCGGAGCCCGTATCTACTTCACAGTCTCCACCAAAGGTTATCTGCGTGTCTCCTGCAGCCGAGATGCCCTTGCCCGAGGCCGTTGTTGCCATCTCTTCTGCAGACCGCTTGTCTGCTGAAAGCATCGAGTGCTCTGATGGTCGCGCAGCTAATAAGATCGAAATAGCCGATGCAGTTCAGAGATCACGGCGCAGCTCGGTACGGCGCTCCCTCAAGCTGCGTCTGAGGCACAGCATGACTCAGGAATCTGTTCGGCGCGCCTCACGCCGCTCTACGCTGAAGAGGAAGATGGCGCACAAGACCGACTCTCCATGTAGCAGCAACAGAGACG AGGACTCTTGCCGGGAGtcggaagaggaagaggagcc TGTGTTGGAAGCTGGGAATGCTGCAGTGGAGAAACTGAAAGAAACTTCCGAG GTTCAGAAGGAAAATCCATCTGTTGCACGCATCACCCGATCTGTGGCGGCACACTCCCCCAAACTGGCACCCCCCTCACTGTATGTCACCCCCAACAAGGCGACGG tTGTCGACACAAAGCGGAAGAGCTCCCAGCTTGGTCGGAA ATCACGCCAGAGTACCAAAAGAAAAGCACCAGATTATGTGGAGGAAAGTCCCTCAAAAAGACTTTCTCCACCCAAGAAAAGT ACAATTCGACCCCACATGAGATCGTTTCTCCACACTGTGCAAAAGAATCAGATCCTGATGATGACTCCTACGACCCTCGGCCGCTCTAGTGTCATCAAGTCCTTCATCAAACACACCACTCCTTTGAAGATCGATTCTAAG ctgAACCTTGGTATAGTG ACAAAAGAGCGTCACAAGCTGGAAGCACTTAAAAAGAAGCAGGTGcaagaggaggaaagaatcAAAAAGATGGAAGaggacaagaaaaagaaacaggatGAACTTAAAAG GAAGAGGGACGAGAGGCTGAGGAGAGTGGTTGAGGCGAAGGTGaagggggaggaagagaagaaaaagaagatggaGCAAAAAATGGCACAGattgatgaaaaaaatgacaAG CGTCTGGCTGAGGAGAGGGCCAAGAAGAAGGCAGCCGTTAAGCGTCAAGAGGAGCTGGATCTGAAAAAGAAACTGGAAGAGGAAGCTAAAAGAAAGAAGATTCAACAAGCG gaggaggagaagcggcAGCAGGAGTTGCTGGCCAAAAagaaggcagaggaggaggaacagcagGCTCGGAAGCTGGCCGAGGCTCGCAGAGCGCTGGAAGtgaagagggagagggagagagagagagagctggagagagagctggagagagagcgacTAGCTGCTGCTGCAAG GGAGcgagtggaaaaagaaaaagctcttGCTCTGCAGCGGGAGGTGGAGAGAGcggcgagagagaaagagaggagagaactggaggagagaaagaaggcaCTTGAGGAAAAACGAAAACTG gaagagcagcagagatTAGCTGCAGAAGAGGAAGCTGCCAAAGAAAGAGAAGCTGCTAAACTG GCTGCTTCTGGCCTGAACGTGACCGTGGATATCGGG CACTCTGTACCGAGCACTCCGGTCTGCAAAGGCGCCGGCCTGAACGTGACCGTGGAGATCGAG AAATCACCACAATCCTACGTCATCACTCCGAAGGGCGGCAACAGAGCGTTGGCCCCCAAAACCACCGGCATAGAGGATTATGGGATGGACCAGAACAGTGACGACTCTACTGATGATGAGTCCGCCCCGAGGAAAGCCATTCCATCCTGGGCAGAAG GTCACAACCTGCAGCAGATAATTATGAAGCAGTACTTTAACCCTCCGGACTTCGACGCGTTCTTTGGGCGTGTTGAACCTCCCAGACTAGAAGACATCTTTTACAAGACCAAGCCTCGCTATAACAAACGCACCAGCTCTGCTGTTTGGAACTCGCCTCCAGCTGGAGCCAAGTGA
- the best1 gene encoding bestrophin-4: MTVTYSRRVADAGLGTFFGLLLRWRGGIYKLLYRELLLFTLLYYSFCVVYRFVLDDDQRRVFEKLSIYCDRYAELIPVSFVLGFYVTLVVSRWWGQFENVPWPDRLAALVGGHVRGADEASRLTRRTLMRYANLSGVLIYRSVSTAVYKRFPTMEHLVQAGLMTSEELRHLEDLPSPHNKFWVPCMWFVSLALRARAEGRINNDVALTAILTELNSLRAKCMKLYGYDWISLPLVYTQVVTVAVYSFFLACLIGRQFLDPAQGYPGHDVDFYLPVFTLLQFFFYVGWLKVAEQLINPFGEDDDDFETNWLVDRNLQVSLLSVDEMYDSLPLVERDMYWNESEPQPPYTAASADHRKPSFMGSALDISIPKEEMEFQSNLEQIKEHEEANYSTPLMGGLGRLLGVQSPNFPRSSRVSLLRRRPGAPLSRFPLYLHPEAPSTPSQAHQERDADYAFSTMPPYERSGFYSCPQTPIHCVPPTVPRPRPSRRPQNEWNRSCSSLAPPVAGSQLLPPDTPNQFPPPPSSAFPWLSEEGEVPSRPTFSFPDPPPELCPISKLRPGLGLLSRRPPPASLALDPLSSAETQPGPPSARTGGNGGERVFSFTPGNPSNPTSSSTSINGTSTNSSGTTGSLCTGTGPSSNHATYSANVRASNSGLSNNTNTISTSTLSQQEANDSGISLAEGDLLGVLVDSGANKVVGGREQP; encoded by the exons ATGACAGTCACGTACTCTCGGAGGGTTGCCGACGCAGGCCTGGGGACCTTCTTTGGCCTGCTCCTGCGATGGAGGGGAGGCATCTATAAGCTGCTCTACAgagagctcctcctcttcacgcTGCTCTACTACTCCTTCTGCGTCGTCTATCG GTTCGTGTTGGATGACGACCAGAGGCGGGTGTTCGAGAAGCTGTCGATATACTGCGACCGCTATGCAGAGCTCATCCCCGTGTCGTTTGTGCTGG GTTTCTATGTGACCTTGGTTGTGTCCCGTTGGTGGGGCCAATTTGAGAACGTCCCCTGGCCGGACCGCTTGGCAGCATTAGTGGGCGGTCATGTTCGTGGAGCTGACGAGGCCTCCAGACTGACACGGCGGACCCTGATGCGATACGCCAACCTCTCTGGCGTGCTCATCTACCGCTCCGTCAGCACTGCCGTCTACAAGAGGTTCCCCACCATGGAGCATCTGGTGCAAGCAG GTTTGATGACGTCCGAGGAGCTGAGGCACCTCGAGGACTTGCCCTCCCCTCACAACAAGTTCTGGGTTCCATGCATGTGGTTCGTGAGCCTGGCTCTGAGGGCTCGTGCTGAGGGGCGCATCAACAACGACGTGGCACTAACTGCAATCCTCACA gAATTGAATAGCTTACGAGCAAAGTGCATGAAGCTGTATGGTTACGACTGGATCAGCCTGCCCCTCGTCTACACGCAG GTGGTGACGGTGGCGGTCTACAGCTTCTTCCTGGCGTGTCTGATTGGCCGTCAGTTCTTGGATCCAGCTCAGGGGTACCCCGGTCACGACGTGGACTTCTACCTGCCTGTTTTCACCCTGCTGCAGTTTTTCTTCTACGTGGGTTGGCTGAAG GTGGCCGAACAACTCATAAATCCTTTCGGGGAAGACGACGACGACTTTGAAACCAACTGGCTCGTCGATCGCAATTTGCAG GTGTCCTTGCTGTCTGTGGACGAGATGTACGACAGCCTTCCACTGGTTGAGAGGGATATGTACTGGAATGAGTCTGAACCTCAGCCTCCCTACACCGCTGCCAGTGCCGACCACCGCAAGCCCTCCTTCATGGGCTCAGCCCTCGATATCAG CATTCCTAAGGAGGAGATGGAGTTTCAGTCCAATTTAGAGCAAATCAAGGAGCACGAGGAAGCCAACTACTCCACCCCGCTGATGGGAGGGCTGGGTCGCCTTCTCGGCGTCCAGTCCCCTAACTTTCCTCGGTCTTCCCGGGTCTCTCTGCTGCGCCGCCGCCCCGGAGCACCGCTAAGCCGTTTCCCTCTGTACCTGCACCCAGAGGCGCCATCAACTCCAAGTCAAGCCCACCAAGAGCGAGATGCAGACTACGCCTTCTCCACCATGCCCCCGTACGAGAGGTCGGGTTTCTACAGTTGTCCGCAAACACCAATCCACTGTGTGCCCCCTACTGTGCCCCGTCCTCGGCCGTCCCGCCGACCTCAGAATGAGTGGAATCGCAGCTGCAGCTCCCTCGCTCCACCAGTGGCGGGCTCGCAGTTACTTCCCCCTGATACCCCCAACCAATTCCCCCCGCCGCCATCCTCGGCATTCCCCTGGCTGAGCGAGGAAGGAGAGGTTCCGAGTCGCCCTACTTTCTCTTTTCCAGACCCTCCGCCTGAACTGTGCCCAATATCTAAACTCAGACCTGGACTCGGGCTACTGTCCCGCCGCCCTCCACCTGCCAGTCTTGCTCTGGACCCCCTCTCCTCAGCTGAGACCCAGCCTGGACCCCCGAGCGCTCGCACCGGAGGTAATGGAGGAGAAAGGGTGTTCTCCTTTACCCCAGGAAATCCCAGTAATCCCACCAGCAGCTCTACCAGCATTAACGGAACAAGCACCAACAGCTCCGGCACAACAGGAAGTCTCTGCACCGGTACCGGTCCCAGTAGTAACCATGCAACCTACAGCGCCAACGTGAGAGCGAGCAACAGCGGGTTGAGCAATAATACGAACACAATTTCAACATCAACCTTATCACAGCAAGAAGCCAATGATTCAGGAATCTCATTGGCCGAGGGCGACCTACTGGGTGTTCTGGTGGACAGTGGGGCCAACAAGGTGGTGGGAGGGCGGGAACAGCCATGA